GGCAAGCGGCGCGCTGCACAAGGACGCCGTCACCAAGACGTTCAAGTACAGCCGCACCGAGGCAGAAACGACGATCGCCATGGCGGCCGCGCTGCTACGCCTGCTCGACTGACCCCCTCCACGAGCCCTCTGGAGATGATCTCCTAAGGGCTCCTGGTCGTTATGGCCGCGGTCGGCGCCGTCACGGGGGAGGACGAAAGCGGGCATTGTCAGTGCCGACGGCGATGATGACTGCATGACGATCACGATGCAGAACTTCGCGCTCGCCTGGACCGACCCGGACGGCATCCCGCGCTCCTCCGCCGTCGCCTACGACAAGCCGAGCGCCGACAGACGCAAGCGGGACCTCGAAGACGCTGGATGCAGCGACATACAGATCGTCGAGACCAAGCCGGGCCAACTGCCCGAGCCAGCGGTATGACCGCCCGCCCTGGGGCGATGATCTCCTCGCTCGACAGCGCCTGGCTCAGGCCCGCTCAGTCCACTCCTTGAGCGTGTCGGCCAGGGCCCCTATGTCCACGTCCCCGGCCGTCACCTGCTCGGCCAGGTCGGCGGCCTCCTTGGCGGTGAACCGTGCCGGCTGGCCACTGGCGTGCAGATAGCCGGCCGCGACCGTGACACCGAACAAGGCGTTGCTGTGCTCCAGCGCTGGGACACGGCACAGCGAGTGAAACAGGGCGGCAGCGCGGTGGTGGGGCTGGTCGTAGACGAGGTCGTCCATCACGCGGAAGCAGTGCCGGGCCCGGGCGGCCTCCAGCGCTCCCCAGTCCGTCACGTCCGGGTCGCCGAGCTGGGTGCGGGCAAGCTCCAGCAGCCACGCAAGATCAATTGTCAGGTCCACTGTGAGCGGTCCGCCCTCACGCAGCGGTCGCGCTGGGCCCGGGCTGCGGGCCGAACCGGCGGGCGAACTCCTCGCGCATCCCGGGTGTGGCCAGGAACTGGGCGCAGCCCTCCAGGAACCGCGCCTTGTTCAGGCCGGCGGCCAGGACGCGTCCGGCGTACACACCCGGATCCTCGTGCTGCTGGTGCGCCTCACGCTCCAGCTGCTCCCACTGCTCGTCATCGATCTCGATGCGGATTTCCCTGGCCATGCCCCCACGGTAGCCGGACCGGGCCTCCGAGGGGGAGAGATGAGCGGAGGGGCCGCCGCCAGGAGTGTCTGCCAGCGTCGCCGCGGCGGGCTGGACCCTCGAATGCCCACCCTGGACCGATTCGGGAAGGGCAGCCCTCCCCCGCCTCAGCGGGAGGGTGTGCTACAGAGCGCGGGCTGCCGTCGTACGGCGCGTGTCACTGCGAGCCCGTGGCCACCAGGGTCGCGGTGATGGGTTCGAGTTCAGTGATCAGTTCGTCGAGTTCGGCGGGGGACAGGGCTTCGTAGGGCGGGGTGGCGAGTTCGTCGGTAAGGGTTTCGATGCGTTGTTTGGTCGCGCGGCCGGCGTCGGTGAAGTGGCCGTCATTGTCGATGAGTCCGCGTTCGCGCAGGCCGTCCATGACCGCGGCCAGGCGTTTTTTCGGCAGGTGATGGATGCGTCCGAACGACTCTGGGGGGTGGATGCCCTGTTCCAGCGCGGAGAGTACGTGGGCCTCCGTGCCGCCGATGCGCGAGCCTACGAGAGCGGCGATGTGCCCGTCGCCGCGGTGCTCGCGCAGCATGGTCGCGGAATGCCACAGCCGGGCGACGGGGTCGCTGGGCACCGCAAGGGTGCGCATGCCGGCGTACATCACCCGGCCTTCGGTGGGGGCGCCCGTGGCGGCCTTGGTGGTCAGGTCGGCGGCGCGCACCAGGCCCGGGGAGTCGGCCAGTTCGTCGCCGAGGATGCGCCGGAGGGAGGCCGCGCTGCCCCGCTCCCGCGCGGCGACGGAGGCCTCGGGCGGGATCGTCTCCCAGGCGCTGGGGATGTGCCGTGCGGCTTCCCCGTCGGCGAAGTTGTAGAAGGCCGCGTGCACGACCTGGGCCGGCACCCGTCCCAGTGGTGCGGCACGGCTGGCGAAGTAGCCGTCCCAGTAAGTGCGGTGGCCGAGTGCGGCCAGCTCCTCATTGCACTCGTCGGCGAGGAAGGTGACCAAGCAGATCGGCTCCAGGAGCTCGAACATGCGCCGGGCGATGTGAGTCATCGGATGCAAGCGCGTCGTGCCCATCGGACTCTCCATTCGTTTCGGTGTGCCGACTTGGACCGTCCGGTACACCGAAACTCATCGACGACCGAAGGGAAGGATTGCAGATGGGTTGGCGTCTGCGTGGCTGTGTATGCGAGAGCGGTTCTAGTCCAACTGAAACGCCCCAGGTCGGGCGACATCGCAGCTTCCGAGCGAAAAGCTCGATCACTCACCGTGACCGTGCTGCTCGACCTCGTTTAGGTCGCGGCTGCCCCATGGGCGCGGGGTCAGGCCATGATCCCCTGCTGGGGTCGGCCACGGACGTCTCCTGGGTGGCGAAGACACTGGCCAGCTGCGGGGCGCAGTCGCGGACGTGAGGAACGGGGCGCTGGCGGCCACTTCGACGCGGGCGTACTCGTCCGGCTCGGAGGGTTGCGCCTGGGGTCCGGTCTCGTCCACGCGAGCGACGCCAGCGGGCCCGGCCCCGGCCGAACGCCTTTAGGCAAGAAGAAAGGGGCAGCGGCCGTTAGACGGCGGGTGCCCCTTTAAGTCTGT
The nucleotide sequence above comes from Streptomyces cynarae. Encoded proteins:
- a CDS encoding fic family toxin-antitoxin system, toxin component is translated as MDLTIDLAWLLELARTQLGDPDVTDWGALEAARARHCFRVMDDLVYDQPHHRAAALFHSLCRVPALEHSNALFGVTVAAGYLHASGQPARFTAKEAADLAEQVTAGDVDIGALADTLKEWTERA
- a CDS encoding SCO6745 family protein codes for the protein MTHIARRMFELLEPICLVTFLADECNEELAALGHRTYWDGYFASRAAPLGRVPAQVVHAAFYNFADGEAARHIPSAWETIPPEASVAARERGSAASLRRILGDELADSPGLVRAADLTTKAATGAPTEGRVMYAGMRTLAVPSDPVARLWHSATMLREHRGDGHIAALVGSRIGGTEAHVLSALEQGIHPPESFGRIHHLPKKRLAAVMDGLRERGLIDNDGHFTDAGRATKQRIETLTDELATPPYEALSPAELDELITELEPITATLVATGSQ